CGCAGGTCTCTATTTAAGCCAAATAACTTCAGAGCCGATCTAGGGGTCCCCGACCTTCATTTGATAagattgtttaatattttttttcttgatgcaGCGTCGTTGAAGgagtatttatgattttttttctccaaaccaTAGTCAGATGGgtgaattaatttataaaacaccCTTTTAGGACATTAAATTGGAAAGTTAAAATGGGCTTTTCTGGAAAAGAGTTCACAGGTCCCATGTCGGCTTTATGGCATGAACACAACACCTTGTTAGTAAAGCTTCCACTGGTAGGAACAGGCCATCAGAGTAACTTCTGTTACAAAACTGTCCAGCCCATTAGatcttaaagttattttcttgGCGATGAAGATGAACAGACATTCAGGCAGTTTTCCAATGGTGGCTTTCACTTCTTAATTTGAGGTACATTGTAAGCACGATTTtctttttcgttttcttttctttcttttttttttttttttttttttttttgagatggagtctccagcctgtcacccaggctggagtgcagtggcatgatcttggcttactgcaacctctgccttccgggttcgagccattctcctgcctcagcctgggattacaggtgcccgccaccacgcccggctaattttttttttgtgtgtgtgtttttggtagagacagggtttcactatgttggccaggctggtctcgaactcctgacctcatgatccgcccacctccgcctcccaaagtgctgggattacaggcgtgagccaccgtgcccggactgtAAGCATGATTTTCTAGTCTCTGTGAGAAATAATTATGCTGGGGATTTGTGGCTTAGTTTAACATTTACAAGCATCTTCACAGTGTCTCCATTGTGCCTGGTGATGATAATACCAGATTGACAGGAGCTATAAACAAGGAAATAGACTCAGAGAGGCGGGCTTGGGGAATGATCCCGAGATGCTGGGAGGAGAGAAGGCTTGAACGCAGGTGTCTTAGGTTGAGTTCATGGCTCCTTCTACTACAGTAAACATCTCTGCACATAATCGTTTCTGTGTGCATGTGGAACTTCTCCATTTACAAGGTGCTTTTAAGTCATAAACATTGGCTCTTACCATGCAGGGGTGGGCAGTGTGGCTAGGTGGATGAGGGTGCTTTTCGCCATCCTTGGgcctttctccttccccttttccttcacTCCTCACTCCCTCCCTGACTCAGGATATCTATCTGATTCTCTCTAGCAATGGATCGTGGGCAATGGACACGCAACTGATCTCTGGCAGAACTGTAGcacctcttcctcaggaaatgtcCACCACTGTTTCTCATCATTGCCAAACGGTGAGGCTGGTTTTGTGCTCCGTGAGCTTGTCCTCAGATGCCTGTAACACGTTTCTCAGTCCAGAGCTGGAAACGCTTATTGGAAGACACAAGCCAGAATGTTgttgctggggtggggtgggatgtgGCAGGGAGCCATGAGTCCAAGGAAAATGGGAGCGTTGGTGATCTCACTGGGGAAGCTGAGATCCTGGGCATCATTGTGATTCACTCTACCTAGAGACATGCCCTTAGCGCCCTCCTGATCACTTAGGATGATgcttttcatgatttaaaaaaacgtTGACATGGGAGCTGTAAAGGTGGTATGATAGCTAATCCGTAGGCAGACCCCCTTGGGACATTGGATCAAACGTGTATCTTTGGTTTGGTGGCTGTCTCTATTCAGAAATGTCCTGCCCCTTTCTGCTGCAGTGACAGTGGGGCCAGCTCACTGCACCATCAGTTATATGGACACAAGACTGACTGCCTTTCCAGGTCTTGGGCCTCAGTGATGCCACCTAGCATCAAAACCTTTGAATGTTTCCTTGTTGCAAGATGGGGACTTGAAGCTATTTGCAAAACCCTAAGCTAAGCCTTGGGGTCCTTAATCCAGAAGACTGTATTTCTCCTCTGTCCTCAGCATGTTTGCTTGTGAGATATGGAAGCCAGGCTTCATGAGGCTCAGATTAAGGGATAGTTGGCAGCAGAAGCACCAATTAGATACCCTAAGCACCCAGAGGGAAAGGAACACCCACCCAGGAGCCCTGTGTGTTTGGATGCAGACAGGCGGAGGTAAACAGGATGAGCTGTTTTGGTGGCTGGGTAGGCCACAGAGATTGATGTTAAGAGCCCGTGGACCTGGATCCACATGATCTTTTGTTCCGAAAGATGTGTCCTCAGGCTGGAAGGACCTAGAGATACAGCAGAGCTTTCCTAACATCCTGGGTTTAAAAGGCCACAGAAATACAGCTTTAAATGTTGCTGCAGCTACTCATAGATCCAGTATATATGCTCAAGATGCTACACCAGATGAGAGAAACCAATTTAGATCCACTGCAATAAAACAGGCAGTGAAGTGGCGTTTGGTCCTGGCTTCGCATAATCCAATTTCTTTGCTGGACTTTCCCTCTTACGGCTCTGTACCCAGTAATACCCAAGCATGTCCCAAGCTGAAGCATTATAAACCAAATTTGTTATGTCTTACAACATAACAGGTAGTACAGGCCATGGCTCAGGCTACGCGTGGAACAGACTGCAGTTCTCTTCTACAAATCAATCTAGACTAGACAGACAGAACtctgaaggaggaaagaaaaatgaatgtgaTGTTACTTCTTGAAACCACATTTTCTGAAGTTACCATTTTTAGGTATCTATCAACTCatcaattttatgtatatatcaaTATGATTTTATGATCTTATTTTTTCCTACTAATGTGATGAATTACCTTGATTGATTTTAGAATATTAAATCACTTTtgtattcctggaataaaccctAGACGGATGCTTGATTTTTTCTAATTCCTTAGCaaaaatgctaatattttatttaggattttgcatctatattcacaagtgaggatttttttcctctcctgacACCAACCAATTTTCCAACACAAACTgagtgtcctacaattcaattcaattctgacactaactacccAGAGTTAGCATTAGCTTCCACAGATTTAaggcctcagccccacaagactGTCCCAATCAGACTCTAGTTGCAAGTCCTGGGCCACCCATACTTCTGGGCAACTGGTTACAAATTGGGGGTTCTTATGACCACCTCCCGCAGGCTTGACAATTTGCTAGAATGATTAGTGGAACGCAAGAAAGTGCTTAACTTAATATTACtggtttattacaaaggatacaatTCAGGAAGAGCCAAATGGAAGTGATGCATGGAGCAAGGCAAGGGAGAATGAGCACAGAGCTTTCCTACCCTCTCCGGGCACACCACTCTCCCAGCACCTTgatgtgttcaccaacctggaagctctctgaaccccatCATTTAGAGGTTTTAATGGAagtttcattacataggcatgattttttttttttttttgagacggagtcttgctctgtcgcccaggctggagtgcagtggcaccatctcagctcactgcaacctccacctcccgggttcaagctattctcctgcgtcagcctcccagttgggactacaggtggacaccaccatgcccaactaatttttgtatctttagtagagacggggtttcaccatgttggccaggctggtctcgaactcccgacctcaggtgatccacctgccttggcttcccaaagtgctgggattataggcatgagccctaCATAGCCATGGTTGATTGAATCTTTGAACATCGGTGATTACGTCAATCTCCAGCCccttgtccctctcccctccccagaagTCAGTGGGTGGGGCTaaaagttccaaccctctaatcatgcctagttctgctatttttttaaaaaaattatttatttttcttggcatGCAAAATAAGAGCTATTGTCTAGGTCTTTCTGGTGACCCCTTCATCCTGAACTACCTAGAAGCCTCCAGCCACTAGTCATTTCATTAGTATACAAAAGACACTCTGGCCACTGTGGAGATTTCAGGAGTTTTGGGAGCCATGTGCCAGGAACCAGGGACAAAACccgaatatttattttttctcataccACAATGATTGacattggtctgtaattttttcttcttgtaataTCCTAGTCCAGTTTTTCTATTACGGTTATGGCCACATAAAAAGAGTTGGGAAGTATActctgtttttctattctttggtAGAATTTGTCCAAGTTTATGCAAGATtggtattattcttttttttcagagacaggttctcactgtcacccagactggagtggcagtgatgccatcacagctcattcactataaccttgaactcctgggctccagcagtcctcccacctaagcctcctaaatacctgggactacaggtgcatgctgccatgccctgctaagttttaaattttttgtagaggcagtgcctcactatattgcccaggctggtcttgaactcttagactcaagtgattctcctacctcagcctcccaaagtgctgggtgtataggtgtgagccaccacgcacagcccatggtattattctttaaatatttgaaaaaattaactgaTGAAGCAAGCCATCTGGGGCTTGGAATTCTTTGTGAGAAGTTCTTGAAtagattccatttatttattagatATTGGCTATTccgattttatttttttatatgggCTTTGGAAAGTtgtatttttcaaggaatttgtctattttatccAAGTTGTCAATATTTTGGTGTAAAGACAATAATATTCTCTTATCTTTGTTATATTTGTGGGATCTGTACTGATATTCCTTTCTAATAttgaaaatttgtcttttttgtttctgttgatgAGTATTGTTTGGAGTCtatcaatataaataatattttcaaataaccaacttttgattttgttgataTTTCTCCATTGTAtatgtgttttctatttcttttctttctttctttcttttttttttttttgagaaggagcctcactctgccacccaggctggagtgcagtggcatgatcttggctcactgcaagctccacctcttgggttcataccattctccagcctcagcctcccgagtagctgagactacaggcgcccaccaccacgcccggttaatttttttgtatttttagtagagacggggtttcaccatgttagccaggatggtctcgatctcctgacctcgtgatctgcctgcctcggcctcccaaagtgctgggattataggcgtgagccactgcgccaggcagATTTGTTTTCTAGTTCACtgatttataatctttattaCTTACTTCTATTTTCCTTAGATATAACTTactgttctttttgttcttaaactaaaaaaataaatcattgacTTTCAGCCTTTccatttttctaatatatacatttttaaggtTATAAATAGCTCTCTAGTCCCTACATTAGCTGCATCCTATGAGTTTTTAGAAGTTATGTCTTTTATGGGGTcccattcagttcaaaatatttgctaatatctgtctggatttcttctttaatctatgagttatttagaaatatattttttatttctaggcaGTGgagattatctttttattattgagttctgACTTAATTTTATCCTGGTGAAACAACATTCTCTGAATGATTTCAATGTTTTGAAATTTGTTGAGGCTTTCTTTATTGCCCATCATATGATCAATTTTGATACGTTTCATGTATACTTAAAAAGTAAAttcatgcatgcctgtaatcccagctacttgggaggctgaggcaggagaattgtttgaacctgggaggcggaggttgcagtgagccgagattgcaccattgcactccagcctgggcaacaagagcaaaactccatcttaaaaaataaaataaaataaattctatcaTTATGGGTACAGaatttgatatatatatgtaacaactAAGTCAAGTCTGTTAGTTGCGTTATTTAAATCTTCTAGATCCTTACTATATTTTCTTGTTCTATAAGTTACCGAGAAATGTATCTTACAgtcttccactatgattgtggaTTTGTCACTTTCTTCTTTGAGTTGCTTAATTTTTGCTTTCTGTATTCTGAAGTTATAAGTACATATAGATCTGTGATTTGATATCTACTTGTTGGATTGACCCATTATAACATGTACCTTTTAATTTCTAGTAATGCTTTTTGCTTCAAAATCTTACTTCATACTGCTATAGAATGCCTGGTTTCTTTTGTTAGACTTTTATAGTCTATCTTTCCTCATCCTTTTTCTTTAATCATCTATCTCCATGTATTTAAAGTGTCTCTTTTAGAAGTCACATAGAGttaggttttgtatttttcatcCAGTATGATAatcttagtgtttttttttgtttgtttgttttttgtttttttttttttacggagtctcgctctgttgccccaggctggagtgcagtggcgccatcttggctcactgcaacatctgactccctggttcaagtgattctcttgcctcagcctccagagtagctgggattacaggcacacgccaccacgcccagctaatttttgtatttttagtagagatgaggtttcaccatgttggccaggatggtcttgatgtcctgactctgtgatctgcccgccttggcctcccaaagtgctgggattataggcatgaaccactgcacccagccaatcttAGTCTTTCATTTGGATTATTTAGTCTATTTAAATAATagtaaagtaattattgatataaaGTTAGATTTATTCTtactatttgttttctgcttgacccatctgttttctgtttttcttctttcttgcattCTTTtggattaataaaatattttctatcattttattctttacttCAAGCTTGTTAGTTATACATGGTTTtgttacatattatttttctttagctgTTATCCTAGAGATTAAACAACATGCAATCTTGACTTATTTCTGTGTAATACAAATTATTACTTTTACCAGTTcccaaaacatttaaaactttaggaaactttagttttatttatctaCTTCCTCATTTTGTGTTGTTGTTATACATGTTTGGTTCTACACATACATTTAAATTCCATAAGACATTATAACTATTGGGTtggcaataaatattcattaataattACCCATATATTCATCCattctggtattttttttcttttttgagggacagggtcttgctctgtcgccaaggctggactGGTGTgctagcacaatcatggctcattgcagcctcagcctcctgggatcatgtagtcttcccacctcggccacctgagtagctggaactacaggcatgcgccattatgcctggctgatttttaaatttttgtagaggtgaggtctcactatgttgcccaggctggtctcaaactcctgggtgcaagcaatcctcccacttcggcatcccaaagtgctgggattataggcactcctggcatatatatatgtatacactaaaatatatatatacacattttaattgaaatatgGTATTCACTCAGAAAACACGTACAGATCAATACATTTTCACAAAcagaatgtggtacatatattttaaaacattaaattctgtttaaagaagcaaaattttgtattttaggaaCACATTACTTACTGTTCAAACGGATGGTTTCCTGAGGAAATGTGTGTGACTTCACACTATGGGGCTGTCTTTGTCAGCCCTCCCAGATTGCCCCATCtgtgacttgattttttttttctccttgtcaaGGTGTCCTCCTCAATTCAATTCACCTCTGCTTCAGGCCAACCGAGACAGGGTCCTTTTGTCAACCTTCTGGCTTCCTTTGCCCTGAGGGATGGAAGCCTTTCTCCACAATCCCCATCAGCCTCTCTTTCAGAACGTTGCTGATCTGGAGACCTGCTGTCATTTGTGGCTGCTCTGAGACATGGCCTGGTCATGGGGGCAGAGCCTCCCTTTGACCGCACCATTTGTTAGCTGTGCTTTAGCCTCCTGTGGAGATTACAACTGGAAAGGCTAGAGGCATTGATGACTCGTTCAGCAACAAGAGCTTGAACTGTATAGGAGGAAAGACTGAATATTACAATTTTAGCAGTCATTACTGGGGAAGCTGGGCAGGAGgctcgtttgagcccaggagttcgtgacagcctgggtaacagcaagaccctgtcttattaaattataataataataaactgaaTTATGGACAAAATGAAGTTAACAAATTTTTTCAGCAGTCACCATTCCTTAAGCACCTACTGTCAGGTGCTCTGCCAGAAACTTCTATAGGTCATCTCATGAatcctcaaaataattatgtgaagaaaatatCATTACtatctgatacggtttggctgtatccccacccaaatctcatcttgaattgtagttcccataatccccatgcgTCATGGGAGGGAGCCAGTATGAGGTAATTtagtcatgggggtggttaccctcatgctgttcttgtgataatgggtgagttctcacgagatctgatggttttataagggactttcctccttttgctcgacacttctccttcctgctgccatgtgaagaaggacgtgtttgcttcaatttccaccatgattgtaagtttcctgagacctcaagagccatgttgaactgtgagataattaaacctctttcctttataaattacccagtcttgggtatgtctttattcgCAGTGTGAGAATAGATTAATATACAACTTCAAATAAGAGAAAGGAAGCTCAGGGAAgcaatttgcctaaggtcacacatcAAGTAAGTGCAGAGTGTTTGGATCAGATTTAATTCATGCTCTTTGCTCTAGGTCCAGTCACATCTTCTATGCCTATCTCAGCTGCTGACACGTGACTCAGCTACTTCCATTTTCCTTGGAAAAGTAGGAGCTGGAAAGGACCTTAGAGGTCATTCACATCAACCATCTCAtttcactgatgaggaaactgagacttggacCAGGTCAGTGGTTGTCATTCACACCCACGTGCCATCCATAGCCACGT
The sequence above is drawn from the Symphalangus syndactylus isolate Jambi chromosome 20, NHGRI_mSymSyn1-v2.1_pri, whole genome shotgun sequence genome and encodes:
- the LOC129469828 gene encoding uncharacterized protein isoform X1; translation: MDTQLISGRTVAPLPQEMSTTVSHHCQTVQSHLLCLSQLLTRDSATSIFLGKVGAGKDLRGHSHQPSHFTDEETETWTSGSQLPCCKDTQAILWRGPCDEQLKPPANSHVRAPSWKQILQLHPSLQMNIALTDIFTTIS